One Candidatus Margulisiibacteriota bacterium DNA segment encodes these proteins:
- the smpB gene encoding SsrA-binding protein SmpB yields MTNSFVNKKAWFNYEMIETFEAGIALLGNEVKSIRSGKLNISEAFIRIKDGEATIHNMEIQTYEKVNTFQQISPTRTRKLLLKRNEISKLIGKINEKGLTLIALKVYFKKQYVKLELGLGKGKKMGDKRETIKTREIDREISRAFKYR; encoded by the coding sequence ATGACAAATTCCTTCGTTAATAAAAAAGCATGGTTCAATTATGAGATGATAGAAACCTTCGAAGCTGGTATTGCCTTACTAGGAAATGAAGTAAAGTCTATTCGCAGCGGTAAATTGAACATATCTGAAGCCTTTATCCGAATAAAAGATGGAGAAGCAACTATCCATAACATGGAAATACAAACATACGAAAAAGTTAACACCTTTCAACAAATATCGCCTACAAGAACACGTAAATTATTACTTAAAAGAAATGAAATAAGCAAACTGATTGGTAAAATAAACGAAAAAGGTCTGACACTCATAGCGCTTAAAGTTTATTTCAAAAAACAATATGTGAAACTAGAACTAGGACTCGGAAAAGGGAAAAAAATGGGCGACAAACGAGAAACAATTAAAACTAGAGAAATAGACAGAGAAATTAGTAGAGCTTTTAAATACCGTTAG